Part of the Planococcus plakortidis genome is shown below.
GTTTGGCCAGTTCGATGCTGAGTGCGGTTTTTCCTGAAGCGGTCGGCCCGACAATCGCAATCACTTCAACCATGGTCATTTATCCAATCGATGATGACTTGCTGATACGTTTTTGCGTTCATCTCATGCAGCACTTCGTGGCGCCCTTCTTCTGCCAGGTAAACTTTTACGGTTTCCAAGCCGGCCCGGTTGAATTGGCTAGCTGCTTCAAATACACCGTTCCCTTTCGCCCCGACCGGGTCCATGGATCCGCTGATAAACAGTACGGGCAGATTTTTGGGGATCCGCCTGACCTCATCCATGCGGTGAATGATTGCCAAGCCTTCGAAAAGATCGACGTAAAACTGGTTTGCCATTTCAAATCCGCACCATGGATCCGCTTCGTATTGTGCCACCGCTTCACTTTTCCGGCTCAACCAGGAAAACTTGGACTTTTCATCCTGGAAGTCTTTATTGTAACTGCCGAAGATCAATTTCCCCAAAACCGGGCTGCTTGCCGTCTTTCCTTCGAGCCTGCTGAAGCTCTTCGCGGTTGCGATGCCAGCAGACAATGAAAACCCTGGATGCCCACCGGTTCCGGCTAACACCGCACAATCCACTTCATCACCGTAAAGCTGAAGATATCGCCGCGCTACAAAAGATCCCATCGAATGCCCGAGAAGCGTGAACGGCAATTTGCCGATGCCTGCCTGGACATTCCGGATTATTTCATGTGCATCTTCGACAACCCGCAAGAAGCCTCCAGTATCCGCGAAATACCCGATCCCCCCATTATGTTCCGCCGTTTTTCCGTGCCCTCTTTGGTCATGTATGGACACGGTGAATCCTTGCTCGTTTAGCGCCTGGATGAAATCCTTGTAACGGCCGCTATGTTCTGCCATTCCGTGGATAATGTGAACATGGCCTTTCGGATTTTCAGCACTATGCACGCTGCAGAAGAGTTCGTGGCCGTCCGACACCCGAACGAATGAACTGCTCATTTCCATCGATCCACACCCTTTCCCTACTCTTTTGGTGAAACCTCTTTGTTCAAACGCTTAAGCTCATACCGGCAAGTGAGAGCCATCAATTCATCACACGCTTGAACATTTTTTCGATATCGTAAGTCTTGAAATGAATGATGACCGGCCGGCCGTGCGGGCAGGTGAATGGCTGTTCCGCATTCTTCAAATCGGCCAATAACCGTTCCATGTCGTGTTTTTGCAAAAAGTGGTTCGCTTTGATCGAACGCTTGCAGCTCATCATGATGGCAGCTTCTTCACGCAGTTTCTTGATATCCACTCTGCGCTCAGTCAACACCTGCTCAATCAAATCCTCGATGACTTCCTGTTCGAAGCCCTTCGGGAACCAGGTCGGGTATTCCCTGACAATGAACGTCGTCTCGCCGAATTCCTCCAGGAACACGCCACTTTCCTCCAGCGCATTCAATTGTTCTTTCAAATGCAGCGCTTCGTCCCGGCTGTAATGGAATGTTAACGGCAAAAGCAGCGACTGGCGTTCATTCGAATCGATGTCGCCGACTTTCTCGCGAAAAAACTCATACTTGATGCGTTCCTGCGCAGCATGCTGGTCAATCAGGTAAAAACCGTCTGAACTTTGCGCCACGATATAGGTCCCGTGAATCTGTCCGACGACTTCTAGTTCCGGAAATTGCGGGCTGGCGTCCACTGCAGGATAGTTTTCGGGTTCCTCATAGGGCATCTTCCCCTCTTCTGCCGGTTCCCGGTCCGGTTCCCGGTCCTGTTCCCAGCCCTGTTCATGAGCTGTCTTCACGACCGGTTCCAGCTTCGGCTCCAAATGAAAATCCTCGCCCCGTTCCTGTAGCTTCTCCTGTTTCCAATCCATCGACTTCAAGGTTTCCGGCTCACGTCTCACGGTTTCTTCAACCGGGCGCTTCCAGAGATCCAATTGCCGGCTCGGTGCCTGCTTGGCAGGTTTCGGTTTTTCGATGACCGGCGCACGCACGGCGGTCTGGATGGCCTTGCGTATTGTATCGTGGACAAGTTCCAGCAATTCCTTCTCCTTGCTCAACCGGATCTGCTGTTTGGAAGGGTGCACGTTGACATCGGTCAAATACGGATCCCCTTTGATGTTCAACACGACGATCGGCTGTCGCTCGAGCGGCAGGAAGGTATGGTAAGCCTTGTGCACCGTATTGGCGATGGCGTATTGCTTGACCCACCGGCCATTGACGAACAGCGAGATGTAATTTTTATTGGCGCGTGTAATTTCCGGCAGTGAAGCAAAGCCTTCGATTTGGTAATCGGGTGATTCACCTTCAAAAGCGACCATTTTCTTCGCGATTGCGACACCATAAATATCCGCCAGCACACGTCGGACCTCGCCGCTACCCGCTGTCTGCAGCAATTGTTTGCCGTCGTTGACCAAACGGAATGAAACCTCTGGATAACTGAGCGCAAAACGGTTCATCAAATCAATCGTATGGCCGAGTTCCGTCTGCAGTGTTTTCATATACTTCAATCTTGCCGGCGTATTGAAAAACAATTGGCCGATGCGGATATCCGTCCCTTGCCGCAATGCCCCTGCACGCTGTTCAGTTAGCCGGCCTCCTTCGATCTCCAGATAGGTCCCTGCCGTTCCATCGGATGTATGCAATATCACTTTAGAGACAGAAGCGATACTAGCAAGTGCCTCCCCCGGAACCCAAGTGTACGGATGCGGAACAGGTCGTGTTCGTTCTCAATTTTGCTCGTGGCGTGTCTTGAAAAAGACAAGAGCGCGTCTTCTTCGTCCATTCCCGCCCCGTTATCGATAATTTGTATCGATGTCAGCCCTGCTTCTTCAAGGAGTACTTCTATAGCTGTGCTGTCGGCATCGATTGCATTTTCCACCAATTCCTTGACGACGGAAGTCGGCCGTTCGACGACTTCCCCTGCCGCGATTTTATTGGATAGCGGTTCGTCCATTAACCGGATCTTGCCCATGGAATCAGCCTCCTCCGCTTATTTTCTCCTGCAAGTCGTTGATCAGCTGCAATGCTTCGAGCGGCGTCATACGTGAAACCGACACATCTTTGATCGTTTGCAGCACTTCTTCATTCGCCGTATCGCGTTCATCAAAAAACGATAATTGTTCTGCTTGCTGCTGTGTTTTACGGTTATCAGCCTCGAAACTTATCAATAATTCACGTGCACGGCTCAAGATCGCTTCCGGCAAATTGGCCAGTTCCGCTACATGGACCCCGTAGCTCTTATCGGCAGGCCCGCGTTTCACTTTGTGCAAAAAGACGACTTTCCCGGATTGTTCCATGGCCGAGACGTGGACGTTGCGCAAGTTCGGCAGCGTTTCTTCAAGTGCCGTCAATTCATGGTAATGTGTCGAGAATAACGTATTCGCCCCGATATGTTCATGGATGTACTCGATCATCGATTGAGCCAGTGCCATCCCATCATAAGTCGAGGTGCCGCGCCCAATTTCATCGAATAGCAATAAACTGCGTTCTGTTGCATGGCTGATGGCGTATTGCGATTCCATCATCTCCACCATGAACGTACTCTGGCCGGAGACGAGATCGTCCGCAGCGCCGATGCGCGTAAAGATCTGGTCGACGATCGGCAATTCCGCAGAAGCCGCCGGGACGTAGCTTCCGATTTGCGCCAAGACGATCGTCAGCGCGACTTGCCGCATATAGGTGCTTTTACCCGACATATTCGGCCCGGTAATCAACAGCATATTGCCATCGTCATCGAGTTCGCAGTCATTCGGGACATAATGCTGCTTGTTGAGCATCTTCTCGACAACCGGGTGGCGGCCTTCGCGGATCGAAATGTTCCGCCCGTCGTTGAATGCCGGTTTCGTGAAGCGATATTTCTCCGCAACTTCCGAAAAGCTGATATAGACGTCGAGCGCGCTGATTTTTGAAGCCAATTGCTGGATTCGTGAAATGTATTCCTTCACTTGCTCGCGCACACTGACGAATAATTCATATTCCAATGTCAGGCTTTTTTCTTCAGCCGTTAAGATCAGGGCTTCTTTTTCCTTCAGCTCCGGCGTGATATAGCGTTCTGCGTTGGCCAATGTCTGCTTTCGTTCGTATCGTTCGAGGTCCGCCAAATGCATATTCGCTTTTGAAATTTCGATATAATAGCCGAAAATCCGGTTATAACCGACTTTCAAGGAACGGATTCCGGTCTTCGCCCGTTCTTTTTGCTCAAGTTCCGCAATCCAGTCCTTGCCATTCCGTGAAGCGTCCCGGTATTCGTCCAATTGCGCGTTGAAGCCGTCGCGGATGACACCGCCTTCTTTCGCCGATAACGGCGGATTGTCGCTGATCGCAGCTAACAACTCGCATACTTCCGGGCACGGGTCCAAACCGGCGCTGAATTGCTCGAGCGAAGAGTGCCCCGAGCCTTTAAGCTCACGCACAAGCTCTGGAATCTTTTCCAATGAATTGCGCAGTTGCGCCAAATCCCGGCCGCTCGCACTGCCGAATGCCACACGGCCGGATAAGCGTTCCAGATCATAAACTTCTTTCAATAATTGCTGCAATTCCACGCGCACGAAATAACGGTCCATCAAGGCTTCGACCATTTGCTGCCGCGATTCAATCGCAAGTCGGTCCGCTAAGGGCTGATGCAGCCATTGCTTCAATTTCCGGCTGCCCATGGCCGTGACCGTTTCGTCCAACAGCCATAAGAGCGTGCCTTTATTGTCCCCTCCACGAATGGATTCGATCAATTCCAGATTGCGTTTTGAGTAATAATCGATGCCTAAGATCCGTGTGTTTTCCCGGTATTTAAAGGGCTGGATATGGCCCAGTGATTGCTTTTGCGTCGCGGCGATATAGGCGAGCAGCCGCTTGCCGCACGTCTCGAGCTCTTTTGGGCAGTCCACGAACAAGGACGCTTCAGCCATAAATGGCGCTTCCATGTGCTCGACTGATAAGATGAGCTGTTGGTCTTCTTCTGCGAGCAATAAACGCAATTGCTCGGAGACGACAAGTTCGCGGATATGCAGCGCCTGGAGTTCGTTGAGCAATTCCTTTTCATTGCCTGCTATGTAAGTAGCGGTCGATTCGCCGGTTGAAATATCCAAGTACGCAAGACCGAAACCGCCTGCCACTTCATCGGCTGCCGCAATGAAATTATTCGCCTTGGCATCGACGCTTTTGCCTTCGGTATGCGTGCCGGGCGTAATCAGGCGGACCACTTCACGTTTGACGACGCCTTTCGTCGTTTTCGGGTCTTCCACTTGTTCGCACACCGCGACTTTATGGCCTTTTTGGATCAATTGATCGATATAGTTTTTCGCGGAATGGTGTGGGACCCCGCACATCGGGATGCGGTCTTCACCATTGCCTCCGCGGCTCGTCAATGTGATTTCCAGCAGCTGGGACGCTTTGATGGCGTCGTCGTAAAACATTTCATAAAAATCGCCCAAACGGAAAAACAGGAACGCATCCTGGTATTCGGATTTCACTTGCAAATATTGTTGGATCATTGGTGTCGGTGCCATTGTCTACCCTCTCTCATTCAATCAATTGTTCGTTTCCCCATTATAACAAACTCAAAGGCAGAAACGAAAAAACTGAAAGAGCTGGGCTCTTTCAGTTTCTATAAAATCCTTACGCAAGTTGTTCTGGGCAGCGGGTTATGAGCAGCTTCCGCCGCCATCGTTTCTCACTTTGGACCCTGTTTCGCCGCGCAGCAAGTCGCCGCCGGTATCGGTGATGATATTGTTCGTCACTTGGTTGGCGATTGCCGTAGAAACCATTTGCAATAGCGAATTGACATCGCTTTGTGATTGCTTGAATTCCTGCACGATCGGCACGGCATCGATTTCGTCTTCGATTTTCTGGATTTTCTTCTCGATCAGTTCAAGTGCGCGTTCTTTCCCGTAATGCTGGAAATTAACCGCTTGCTTTTGAAGGCTCTTCAAGCTGGCGATTTTTTCGCGGATCTGCTGATTTTCGTTGATCTGTGCTTCCGCACGCTTGAAGAAATCGACTTCTTCTGTTGCAGCGATCATGTCCGCTACTTCACGCGCTTTATCGACGATTTGTTGTTTTGTATAAGTCATTTCCGTAAACACCCATTTCCCGGTCCGATGCCAACGACTGGCATCAGACGCTATATTTTGATTTTCTTTATCTGCCAGAACACGTTCGCTTACGATTGTACTGTGAATCCGCTAAGTCAGACAACAATTTCGCCTTGAGCGGGCGGTTTGTCCATCTTCACTTATTATACTGAACGATTGTGCTTCGTTACAAGCCGTCTAGCCAATTGTCGTTAATTCGACACCGGGATCAAGCCTGGAACGGATAATCTTCGTTGATGTAGATTCTCTCGCATCCCAAAGCTTTGCCGGTATTATCATCAATCTCTGTGAAAAATCCGCTGACGACCGAACGGCCCGATTTTGGCACTTCAAAGCGTGCCGGCATGTTCGTCTTGAAACGGTACAAAACGGCATCCTTTTTCATGCCAAGGATTTCGTCGTATGGCCCAGTCATGCCGACATCCGAGATATACGCCGTGCCACCCGGAAGAACCCGCGCATCCGCAGTCTGGACATGGGTGTGCGTCCCGACAACGGCAGACGCACGGCCATCCAGATGCCAGCCCATCGCGATCTTCTCGCTTGTCGCCTCCGCGTGGAAATCCACGAAGACAAGCG
Proteins encoded:
- a CDS encoding ATP-binding protein, encoding MGKIRLMDEPLSNKIAAGEVVERPTSVVKELVENAIDADSTAIEVLLEEAGLTSIQIIDNGAGMDEEDALLSFSRHATSKIENEHDLFRIRTLGFRGRHLLVSLLSLK
- a CDS encoding RicAFT regulatory complex protein RicA family protein — protein: MTYTKQQIVDKAREVADMIAATEEVDFFKRAEAQINENQQIREKIASLKSLQKQAVNFQHYGKERALELIEKKIQKIEDEIDAVPIVQEFKQSQSDVNSLLQMVSTAIANQVTNNIITDTGGDLLRGETGSKVRNDGGGSCS
- a CDS encoding alpha/beta fold hydrolase: MEMSSSFVRVSDGHELFCSVHSAENPKGHVHIIHGMAEHSGRYKDFIQALNEQGFTVSIHDQRGHGKTAEHNGGIGYFADTGGFLRVVEDAHEIIRNVQAGIGKLPFTLLGHSMGSFVARRYLQLYGDEVDCAVLAGTGGHPGFSLSAGIATAKSFSRLEGKTASSPVLGKLIFGSYNKDFQDEKSKFSWLSRKSEAVAQYEADPWCGFEMANQFYVDLFEGLAIIHRMDEVRRIPKNLPVLFISGSMDPVGAKGNGVFEAASQFNRAGLETVKVYLAEEGRHEVLHEMNAKTYQQVIIDWINDHG
- the mutL gene encoding DNA mismatch repair endonuclease MutL, which encodes MHTSDGTAGTYLEIEGGRLTEQRAGALRQGTDIRIGQLFFNTPARLKYMKTLQTELGHTIDLMNRFALSYPEVSFRLVNDGKQLLQTAGSGEVRRVLADIYGVAIAKKMVAFEGESPDYQIEGFASLPEITRANKNYISLFVNGRWVKQYAIANTVHKAYHTFLPLERQPIVVLNIKGDPYLTDVNVHPSKQQIRLSKEKELLELVHDTIRKAIQTAVRAPVIEKPKPAKQAPSRQLDLWKRPVEETVRREPETLKSMDWKQEKLQERGEDFHLEPKLEPVVKTAHEQGWEQDREPDREPAEEGKMPYEEPENYPAVDASPQFPELEVVGQIHGTYIVAQSSDGFYLIDQHAAQERIKYEFFREKVGDIDSNERQSLLLPLTFHYSRDEALHLKEQLNALEESGVFLEEFGETTFIVREYPTWFPKGFEQEVIEDLIEQVLTERRVDIKKLREEAAIMMSCKRSIKANHFLQKHDMERLLADLKNAEQPFTCPHGRPVIIHFKTYDIEKMFKRVMN
- the mutS gene encoding DNA mismatch repair protein MutS; translation: MAPTPMIQQYLQVKSEYQDAFLFFRLGDFYEMFYDDAIKASQLLEITLTSRGGNGEDRIPMCGVPHHSAKNYIDQLIQKGHKVAVCEQVEDPKTTKGVVKREVVRLITPGTHTEGKSVDAKANNFIAAADEVAGGFGLAYLDISTGESTATYIAGNEKELLNELQALHIRELVVSEQLRLLLAEEDQQLILSVEHMEAPFMAEASLFVDCPKELETCGKRLLAYIAATQKQSLGHIQPFKYRENTRILGIDYYSKRNLELIESIRGGDNKGTLLWLLDETVTAMGSRKLKQWLHQPLADRLAIESRQQMVEALMDRYFVRVELQQLLKEVYDLERLSGRVAFGSASGRDLAQLRNSLEKIPELVRELKGSGHSSLEQFSAGLDPCPEVCELLAAISDNPPLSAKEGGVIRDGFNAQLDEYRDASRNGKDWIAELEQKERAKTGIRSLKVGYNRIFGYYIEISKANMHLADLERYERKQTLANAERYITPELKEKEALILTAEEKSLTLEYELFVSVREQVKEYISRIQQLASKISALDVYISFSEVAEKYRFTKPAFNDGRNISIREGRHPVVEKMLNKQHYVPNDCELDDDGNMLLITGPNMSGKSTYMRQVALTIVLAQIGSYVPAASAELPIVDQIFTRIGAADDLVSGQSTFMVEMMESQYAISHATERSLLLFDEIGRGTSTYDGMALAQSMIEYIHEHIGANTLFSTHYHELTALEETLPNLRNVHVSAMEQSGKVVFLHKVKRGPADKSYGVHVAELANLPEAILSRARELLISFEADNRKTQQQAEQLSFFDERDTANEEVLQTIKDVSVSRMTPLEALQLINDLQEKISGGG